The DNA region GTTCACCGAAACCCATACCTATCCCCTGGACACATACCGGATCGGCAGTTACAGTACAGATGAACTGATTGAAAGGAACAGGCTGACACTGGATCTGGTGCTAAGGGAGGTCCGTGAACACATAAAGAACGGTACACTGAGAAACCTCGTCGAGGAGCGTGCCGCCTCCTCACCCCAGAACATGTCTGCACTCAGAACACTGGACCATGAAATGCAGGAATTCCTCCAGAAGTACACCCCCCTCTACTGATAGGGGTTTTCAGAGCCCGGGTACTGCTATTATAATATAATGGTAGGGTCCTGCATCCCCCACGGACTCCACAGTGAAAGCATGGCCTTCAAGAATCTCTATGACCTCATCCTCTGACAGCCTTAGATCCATGTGCGGTCCCGGGGTTCCCGCTACCTTTTTAAAATCAACCACAACCAGCCTTCCACTCTCTCTGAGAAGTCTTTTGACCTCGGCCATCAGTGGTTCAACCTCGCCGTTGACCACTATCCCATGGAAAACGTTGGCCATGAAGTAAACGTCAACTGTTCTATCAGGAACCGGCAATCTATGGGTTATATCGGCAACAAGAGGTAGTATGTTACTCCTTCTGCCTATTCTGGACCTCAGGATCTCAATCGATTCTGGGTATATATCAACCGCGATGACCCTTCCCTCATCACCAGCAGCGGATGCTGCTTCAAGTGAAATAAAGCCATCACCACAGCCAGCATCAAGAAATGTGTCCCCGGCCTTCAGTGGAAGCATCTCAATGAGCTTTTCAGCATCTATGAGGTCCCTTGTCGATTTACCGCAATCCTCATGGATCTTACGGGTCATTTTAACACTACATATATCTCTTTTTTATATGATAAAAATTTTCACGATCTCCCTTGTGGATCTTAACCCTTGATTTTGCAGTTCATTACAGTGCTTTAACCAACACATGATCAAACTGGATCGCCAATGAAGAGCATCATTAAAGTGCTTTAACTGATATACCGAAGTGACACGATGTTCAGATCCCGGAGGCACTTATAAATAGACGCCCGGAGAGAATTATTAAATGGTGTCTTAATATGATAGAAAAGATGGAGCTCACCATGACAAATGGCACGGTACACCACTTCAAGAGGGGGGAGTTTGGGGTGGAAAATATAAAGGTTGATAAGGAGAAGTGCTTTATACTGGTGAGCTTCTCTGAGAGGGAGTTCGGTAAAAGGGAGATAATAATACCCCTGCAGAACGTTGAAAAGTGCGAATACCTCCTAAGGTAATCAGATTATCCTTCCCTCCACAATGGAGCGGGGCGCGCCTGCAACCTCAACAAGGTACTCGGCCTCCATGAAGTGGAGTCCGGCGGGAACAATAAGGCAGTGAAGTGGATCCCCAAAGTCTTCCTTAAGAAGTGAGGATATTGCATCGGCCCTCACAAGGGGTCTTTCAGAACCTGCCCTTGCAATTACAACTGCCAGGGTTTTTTCATTGATTGTGTCATCACCAAGTTTCTCTGATGCCCGCAGCAGGTATTCAAGGCCCTCATTTGCAGTCATGTACCTCCTTTTATGGGCCTCTATATCAAGGAGCACCAGTGAATGGGAATCCCTCTCAAGATTATCCTTTATATTAACGTAGGGGGATGTTGGGAAGTAATTTTCTGATATGAAGGGTACTGTGATTATCCTCCCGAACTTGTAGGCCTGCAGCCCTGCAAGGCCCGGTGCAGCGGATATTATTGATGATGCATGAATGACCCTTGTCTCTATGCCCCTCCTCCTTGCGTCCAGGATCATTTCTGTATGGGTGGTTGCAACGAGGGGGTCCCCCGGGACAAGGAGTGCAACATCGGATTTTTCTGCCTCAACAAGTGGTATTCTTTCCTCCTCAATTTCCTCCCTGCGCAGTATAGTTATATCCTTACCTGTTAACTCCTCAATTGCAGATAAACTGGCCCCCTGAAGGATTGCGGTGTAGAATTCGGCGTATACCCTGCTGCAGGCCTTTAAGGCCTTCAGACCCTTAACTGATATATCATTCTCATCGTAAAGTCCAAGTCCAATTATGTAAAGCATCTCACACCCTCTCATAAATCATAACGTTATATAATGTTTCAGAAAAACCAGTATATAAGTGGCTTAAACTGTAAAGGAAGTTCACCATGAAGGGTTTAAAGGTTCCAAAGAAGAAGGCCAATGATATAATCAGGATTTTAACTGAGAGGTCTCTCCTTAACAGGGATTACAGGATAAAGAGGGATGAAAGCCATGTTTACATACCGGTGATCGACGCCGGGGTTGCAGGGGAATTTGATGATGTTGAGGTCATCGATGATGTTTTTGAGAGAGGTAAACGCTCCCCGAGAAGTTTTACTGATATGCTGAAATCCAGGATCCCTGAGGACGCACTTGCATCCATCAGACGGTCCTTTGATATAATAGGGGATACTGTTATCCTTGAAATACCTGAGGAGCTCCATGAGTACAGGCATGCAATAGGTGAGGCCGCCCTTAAATTCACTGGGCGGAGTGCCGTGTACATGAAGAGGAGTGGGGTGAAGGGTGTTACAAGGACCAGGGACCTTGAACTCATTGCAGGTTCTCAGGTATCTGAAACCGTCCATAGGGAGTACGGGAGCCGCATAAAGGTTGATATAAGGAGTGTTTACTTCAGCCCACGTCTTGCCAATGAGAGGGAGATTGTTGCCAGGCAGGTGAAGGAGGGGGAGGTTGTTCTTGACATGTTTGCAGGTGCCGGGCCCTTTGCAGTTGCAGTTGCAAGGCATGGAAAGGCATCCAGGATATACGCCGTTGACATAAACCCCGCTGCTGTCGGTTACATCAGAGAAAATGCCCATTTGAACCGGGCAGAGGATATCATAGTCCCTGTTGAGGGTGATGTGAGGGAGTTCCTGAAGGATAAGGAGTGCTTTGCAGACCATGTGATCATGAACCTCCCGGGAAGTGCCTGCGAATTTCTTGATGACGCCATCAGGGCTGTCAGGGATGGGGGAGTCATACACTACTATGAATTTTCAAGGGACTTCGAAACCCCTGTGAAACGCCTGATGGACGCCGCGGCACCCTTCAAAGTGGAGATACTGGATAGGAGAAGGGTGAAGTCAAGGAGTCCAGGTGTGTGGCATATTGGTATCGACGCAAGAATAAAAAAAGATGTGAGATCAGAACGATCCAGCATACCCCATAATCATAAAACAAATAGCTGAAATCACAGGGGATCCATTATACCCTCCTCTGTTATGATGCCTTCTATAAGATCAGAGGGTACTATGTCAAATGCCGGGTTGATGACCTCTGTATTTTCCGGGGCTATCCTGCAGCCGCCATAATATAGGACCTCCTCGGGACTTCTCTCCTCTATCTCAACATCATAAATTGAATTTTCCCTGTCAAAGGTGCTGAGGGGTGCTGCAACGTAAAAGGGTACATTGAACCGTTCTGCTGAGAGTGCAACCATGAGTGACCCTATCTTGTTTGCCACACCACCCTCTGCCACACGGTCAGCGCCTATTATAACCTTATCTATCATTCCCCTCTGCATTAGGTACCCTGCTGCAACGTCTGCTATCAGTTTAACGGGTATGCCCTCCTGCTGCATCTCCCAGACACTCAAACGGGCACCCTGTCCCACGGGCCTTGTCTCATCACATATAACCGTTATATTCTTTCCCTGATCCCTGGCGGCCCTCACAACACCCAGGGCCGTGCCGTAGTCAACACAGGCAAGGGCGCCTGCATTGCAGTGGGTTAAGATTGTATCGCCATCCTGGATTATGCTGGCCCCGTGAGCCCCTATGGCCCTGTTGGTCTTCATGTCCTCCCTGTAGATCTTCAGGGCCTCGTCAAGTGGGGACCTTGATTTCATTACACGGTCCACTGCCCAGAAAAGGTTCACTGCGGTTGGCCTTGATGACCTTATCTCCTCTGCAGCCCTTTCAGTGTCCTCTCCTGCAAGGTCGGCCAGGGCAACTCCAAATGCTGCTGTCACCCCAATGGCCGGGGCGCCCCTTACAACCATATTTTTTATTGCGTATATGACGTCCCGGTAGTTTTCACACTGAAAGTACTCCAGTGAATCGGGAAGTTTTCTCTGATCTATAAGGATGAGTCGGTTGTCCTTCCATTCCAGTGTCTTCATGGTTATCACGGGATTTCAGTAATGGCTCGCTGGTGTCATGTCAAGGTGCCTGTCAGCGCCCTTTTTACCTGGAATACCGTAGGCGTCTGCCCTGCACTGTGTGCAGGCCCTGAATACGGGTATTATCTTTTCAACCTCGTTCCTGACCCTCTCGATCTCCTCACAGGTTGGCCGTGGGTAGTCCTTCATCTCGCCCATCGGTATGAGTGGTATAACGTTCATGAGGGAGGCTCCCCTCTTTTTAACCTCCCTTGCAATGTCAACTATGTGTTCATCGTTGAGGCCAGGTATGAGTACACTGTTGACCTTAACAATTATCCCCTTCTCTGCAAGTTTCTCTATACCCTCAAGCTGATTCTTTGAGAGAACCTCAAAGGCCTCCCTTCCATGGTAGACCTTATCCTTGTAGATAACAAAGGAGTATATCTTCTCACCTATGTCAGGGTCAATGGCGTTCACGGTTACTGTGACGGTGTTAACACCAATCTCTGCCAGTTCATCAGCCTTATCTGGAAGGAGCAGACCATTGGTGCTGAGGCATTTTAGAAGGTCCGGAAACTTCTTGCTGGCCTTTTTGAAGAACTCGAAGGTCTCCTCATTTGCAAGGGCATCGCCGGGTCCTGCGACCCCTATTACACTTATGGGCATCTCGTCCTTAACCTTCTCAACGTGCTTTACTGCATCATCAGCGGTCATGATCCTTGCAGTGACCCCTGGCCGGTTTTCGCATTCACTTATATCCCTTGTGCAGAACTTGCAGTGGATATTGCAGCGGGGTGCGATGGGCAGGTGGATCCTTCCAACCCTGTCGTGCAGTTTCTCATTGAAGCAGGGGTGGGCCTTTGTTATGTGGGCAAAGCGTGTCTGTCTCTGTTCAGGCATGTTTTCACCTCATATCGTCTATTATCTC from Methanothermobacter sp. includes:
- a CDS encoding class I SAM-dependent methyltransferase, with translation MTRKIHEDCGKSTRDLIDAEKLIEMLPLKAGDTFLDAGCGDGFISLEAASAAGDEGRVIAVDIYPESIEILRSRIGRRSNILPLVADITHRLPVPDRTVDVYFMANVFHGIVVNGEVEPLMAEVKRLLRESGRLVVVDFKKVAGTPGPHMDLRLSEDEVIEILEGHAFTVESVGDAGPYHYIIIAVPGL
- the dph5 gene encoding diphthine synthase translates to MLYIIGLGLYDENDISVKGLKALKACSRVYAEFYTAILQGASLSAIEELTGKDITILRREEIEEERIPLVEAEKSDVALLVPGDPLVATTHTEMILDARRRGIETRVIHASSIISAAPGLAGLQAYKFGRIITVPFISENYFPTSPYVNIKDNLERDSHSLVLLDIEAHKRRYMTANEGLEYLLRASEKLGDDTINEKTLAVVIARAGSERPLVRADAISSLLKEDFGDPLHCLIVPAGLHFMEAEYLVEVAGAPRSIVEGRII
- a CDS encoding class I SAM-dependent methyltransferase family protein translates to MKGLKVPKKKANDIIRILTERSLLNRDYRIKRDESHVYIPVIDAGVAGEFDDVEVIDDVFERGKRSPRSFTDMLKSRIPEDALASIRRSFDIIGDTVILEIPEELHEYRHAIGEAALKFTGRSAVYMKRSGVKGVTRTRDLELIAGSQVSETVHREYGSRIKVDIRSVYFSPRLANEREIVARQVKEGEVVLDMFAGAGPFAVAVARHGKASRIYAVDINPAAVGYIRENAHLNRAEDIIVPVEGDVREFLKDKECFADHVIMNLPGSACEFLDDAIRAVRDGGVIHYYEFSRDFETPVKRLMDAAAPFKVEILDRRRVKSRSPGVWHIGIDARIKKDVRSERSSIPHNHKTNS
- the mtnA gene encoding S-methyl-5-thioribose-1-phosphate isomerase, producing the protein MKTLEWKDNRLILIDQRKLPDSLEYFQCENYRDVIYAIKNMVVRGAPAIGVTAAFGVALADLAGEDTERAAEEIRSSRPTAVNLFWAVDRVMKSRSPLDEALKIYREDMKTNRAIGAHGASIIQDGDTILTHCNAGALACVDYGTALGVVRAARDQGKNITVICDETRPVGQGARLSVWEMQQEGIPVKLIADVAAGYLMQRGMIDKVIIGADRVAEGGVANKIGSLMVALSAERFNVPFYVAAPLSTFDRENSIYDVEIEERSPEEVLYYGGCRIAPENTEVINPAFDIVPSDLIEGIITEEGIMDPL
- the nifB gene encoding FeMo cofactor biosynthesis protein NifB — translated: MPEQRQTRFAHITKAHPCFNEKLHDRVGRIHLPIAPRCNIHCKFCTRDISECENRPGVTARIMTADDAVKHVEKVKDEMPISVIGVAGPGDALANEETFEFFKKASKKFPDLLKCLSTNGLLLPDKADELAEIGVNTVTVTVNAIDPDIGEKIYSFVIYKDKVYHGREAFEVLSKNQLEGIEKLAEKGIIVKVNSVLIPGLNDEHIVDIAREVKKRGASLMNVIPLIPMGEMKDYPRPTCEEIERVRNEVEKIIPVFRACTQCRADAYGIPGKKGADRHLDMTPASHY